In one Arachis duranensis cultivar V14167 chromosome 9, aradu.V14167.gnm2.J7QH, whole genome shotgun sequence genomic region, the following are encoded:
- the LOC107465303 gene encoding 26S proteasome regulatory subunit 6A homolog, translating into MASAMVEDTSFEDDQLANMTTEDIVRASRLLDNEIRILKEELQRTNLELESYKEKIKENQEKIKLNKQLPYLVGNIVEILEMNPEDEAEEDGANIDLDSQRKGKCVVLKTSTRQTIFLPVVGLVDPDKLKPGDLVGVNKDSYLILDTLPSEYDSRVKAMEVDEKPTEDYNDIGGLEKQIQELVEAIVLPMTHKERFQKLGVRPPKGVLLYGPPGTGKTLMARACAAQTNATFLKLAGPQLVQMFIGDGAKLVRDAFQLAKEKSPCIIFIDEIDAIGTKRFDSEVSGDREVQRTMLELLNQLDGFSSDDRIKVIAATNRADILDPALMRSGRLDRKIEFPHPTEEARARILQIHSRKMNVHPDVNFEELARSTDDFNGAQLKAVCVEAGMLALRRDATEVNHEDFNEGIIQVQAKKKASLNYYA; encoded by the exons ATGGCGAGCGCAATGGTAGAAGACACGAGCTTCGAAGATGACCAGCTGGCGAACATGACCACCGAGGACATCGTCAGAGCCTCTCGCTTACTCGACAACGAGATTCGCATCCTCAAG GAAGAGTTGCAGAGAACAAATTTGGAGTTGGAATCGTACAAGGAGAAGATAAAGGAGAATCAGGAGAAGATTAAGCTCAATAAGCAGTTGCCCTACCTTGTTGGAAACATTGTTGAG ATATTGGAAATGAACCCAGAAGATGAAGCTGAGGAAGATGGTGCCAATATTGATCTCGACTCGCAAAGGAAGGGGAAATGTGTTGTGCTAAAGACATCCACGCGACAG ACCATCTTTCTTCCTGTTGTTGGGCTCGTTGACCCTGACAAGTTGAAACCGGGTGATCTGGTTGGTGTTAACAAGGATAGTTACTTGATCTTGGATACCCTACCCTCTGAGTATGATTCTCGAGTTAAAGCCATGGAAGTTGACGAAAAACCAACAGAGGATTATAATGACATTGGTGGGCTAGAGAAGCAG ATCCAAGAATTAGTGGAAGCCATTGTTTTACCAATGACACACAAGGAGCGGTTCCAGAAGTTAGGTGTTCGTCCACCAAAGGGAGTGCTCTTATACGGACCTCCAGGGACTGGGAAAACATTAATGGCGCGTGCTTGCGCAGCACAGACAAATGCTACTTTTCTGAAGTTAGCAGGCCCACAGTTGGTTCAG ATGTTTATTGGAGATGGAGCCAAACTCGTCCGTGATGCTTTTCAACTAGCAAAAGAGAAGTCCCCATGCATTATATTTATAGATGAAATTGATGCAATTGGTACAAAGCGGTTTGATAG TGAAGTAAGTGGAGACAGGGAGGTACAAAGAACAATGTTAGAATTGCTCAACCAGCTTGATGGATTTAGCAGTGACGATCGCATTAAG GTGATAGCAGCGACAAATCGGGCAGATATTCTTGACCCAGCTCTTATGCGTTCTGGTCGTCTAGATCGCAAAATTGAATTTCCACACCCAACTGAAGAAGCAAGAGCTAGAATTCTGCAG ATCCATTCGAGGAAGATGAATGTTCATCCGGATGTAAACTTTGAGGAACTAGCTCGGTCCACAGATGATTTCAATGGAGCACAACTTAAGGCTGTCTGTGTTGAGGCTGGAATGTTAGCCCTAAGGCGTGATGCTACTGAG GTGAACCACGAGGACTTTAATGAAGGTATCATCCAAGTCCAAGCAAAGAAAAAGGCAAGCTTGAATTATTATGCATAA